A region of the Chroicocephalus ridibundus chromosome 1, bChrRid1.1, whole genome shotgun sequence genome:
CTGCTGTCCATGGAGGGGTTTTACCAACTCCAGGAAGCCTCAAGGCTGGCCCCTGAACACGAAGGATGGATGCAGCGCCTTATGTCACTGAGAGTCCATGCTAGGAAGATACAGCAGCCATAGAAGGCCTTTCAGCCTGCTTCCAAATACACTGGGTATCGGTAAGGTTTTTCTTCAATGATACCataactttcttcttttaaaagccaaGCTGCCTTCAGAATAGACTAGCACCATTTATCATATCCACCTTGATGGGCATCACAAATTTAGGTATTCTCAGTTTTTGTTTGGTGAAGAGTATTCTCAGTATCAAGTTATAATCGGAATCCCTGAATGCAATGAAATTTATCCACCGAATGCTGCACAACTAAATGCCaaacaatgaaaataacaaaaatcccCACTGCAGTACCTAATTCTCTCTTGCAAATAGCATGAATTTGGGATCCAAGAACTAAGGTAGAAGGTTATTGCTGAGTAATTCTATTCAGGAACTCAATAACTGTAACACAAACCAACCAGAAATGATGTCCCACATCAGTCTGATAGCAACTGCTTAACAAAGGAAGACTTCTGCTTACTTAAAGTCCTTATGCAAGTTActattttttttgtctacagAAGATATTGCTTCCTCTCTATTGCTCTGAGTTTACTCAGCAGTTTATAGTACCCGCAACATGGAGGATTTTATTGCTCTTGTGCTAAAAGCATATTTCCCCTTATTGCTGAAATCTTACTGTTAGGAGAAATggtcaaaagaaaaaaggcaattaaaaaaaatcctctcccaAGCTTTGAGGATGAATATATTAAAACACTGACTACAGTAAATTTTGCCCATCAAGATACAATCTGTTACTAACTTTGGGTCAAGCgtgttaataaataaaaatgaacttcaATTCTTTAAACTAAGTCACGCattaagaaaaaagtcttttgtcATTACAATGGAGATATGAAAGAAATAGAATAGTGAATCTAACACCCCAATCTTACCCACGGGTGTTGTTTAATGGGACACCGAAATGACAGAATCCTGCAAGATAGCTGGATTTCTGCCAGTTTCAGAGGGATCTTGGATGGACACTGGCACCTCACCATACAGAAGTGGGGCCTATACTGTAACTCTGAGGTGATAGCAGAGAACTGTTTAATTCTTCAGGGTCTGAAAAGTGGCTGGCtgtcaaacatttcttttttgcaagTGAGGTAGGCAGCTCTGTACCCACAGCTCTGGCCCTGCTCCCAAGAGTTCGTTCACAGGTGTGTTATATCACATCTATCCAGTACCACAAACCACGTTAAAGCTTGCTCTGACAGCTGTGGGCAAACCTCTGTCATTGACTCCCAGGAGGATTTTCTGGTGCATGCTGCACAGTCTCAATTTAAGAACATatttctggaagagaaaacatCCTCACTGGAGGTCACAGCAGCAGCTTGAGAGGCACAATCATGTTTCTCATCTGTTTGTGGTGAAAGGTAACCACGCGCTACTCCTCAAATGAGGGCAAGTCACATCCCTATGAGCTAGCTTTGTGGAACTTCTATAATTAATCCTTCTTTCCACCATTTGACTCACACTGCTCCTCAGGAGAGGAGCTTCCAATTACAAATCTCTCTGTTCTGGCACAAGGAAAAGGTTGGCTCCCCCAGCACTCTGAAGAGCCTCTGCAGATCCGAGCAGCCTGTGGAGTGAGGAAGATGACAAGGACACTAGATGAACCAGCATGAGAAGAGGGGACGACATTATCTCCCTCTGTGTTGTTATTCTCTGGCGTCCCTACCACCCGGGTGCTGTGGAGAGAAAAACACTAGTGCCTGTGAGGTTATCCAAGAGGATGAGAACAGGTCTGCATAAGCAGCGTAACAGTTGCCCTCAGGACTAAATTTTGGTCACAGTTGTAGCTGCTCATCCTCATTGCACTTCTTAGCAATTTGATACAGAAGAACAATTGGAGAAAATAAAGGGAGGGGGATGTAAACTTTGCATGACTTCaactcattttttgttttaaaaagtgccACTGTACATTTTTCAGTCTGACTTTTACTGCCAATTATTCCCAATACTTTGCATGCTTGCAAAACTGCATGCATACATAGTATGGGTCTTTATGAAGTGATTATTTCTTATACAAAAATTCATGACAAAATAGGTACAAGGCAATGACTAGAGTTTCATTAGCATTCAGAAGTAGATAAAAGAACACCGATATCCTACACTGAGCAGGGGTCATTGTCTAACTGTGCTGAGCATCTGTAAGTCACAGTGAAGCCAAGGGAGCTGCAAGTTCACAGCTCTACTGGACCATGCCATGCAATTATTAAACTAATTAGATTACAAAGTAAGAGCCAAATATCATGAAGATTGAACCAAGTAAATAATGGAATTTGAACCCAGCATTGCAACTAAAATTAATTATTGCTCATAAAAATCTCTACAGAGCCTTGTTTACAGACAACTCTTTCACATTTGAGATTCAGCTTTGTGTATAGCATATGATTCTTAACATCACAGAAACTTTGCCACAAAAAGCTACAGTCACCCAAACATCCATGTGAAAAGGACAGATTCCATTTGGAAAAATCCAGACCAGCAACATGGTTGTCTCTACTATCTATACTATAcaggtatatttttttcattgaattgtaaatattgctatttttacacttgagtttgttgggttttttaaaactgtaacGGAATATATTGAAGCAACAATACAGTATGCTGACTTTGACCTTCAAGGGAATATAACAAACATGCAATTCTGTGATAACCTCCTACTGATGCCAGGGCATTAACACACTGAGCTCCCATCAACACTAATGGAAGCGGTTCTATAAACTCCCATGTGCTGACATTAGGGCAGACCTTAAGTTTCACGAAGGCATCTGCCAGGAAGATTTTCTCTGACAATCAAATCTTCAAATtagaaaacaatgttttatttccagtgcATTCTAATGTGGCTTCAGTAAAAGGTCAGAAGCGGTTTGAAAAGCTCTGCTTTTTTGACCGGAACTATCATCCTACAATGAACTGAACTGACACATGTACAGTGTGAAGAATCACAATCTGTAATGGATGAAACtgccagaaaaggagaaaatattgttTCATGTTGCAGTTCTGGTTGCATACAATTATGAACCAGATATGCTTTGAGAATTTATAAACCTCAGTATTTTAAGTTATAtagcagaacaacaaaaaaaagcggTGATAGCTTTGACTTGATAACAAACTTAAGGGGAACCATTTCATGTACATGCTAAATACGTGTTGCAAGTAACGTGTAAGTTATTTCCTTATACACTTCTGAAAAGATAAACTTGTCTGAGAAACTTAGTGTTGCATCTATTACAAATGCATAGCCAGAAGAGGCCATATTGTTTCATCAATTTCAAAACGTcccactgaattatttttaaaattaataacgACCTCCGATGTCCCATAGCTAAGTGAAAACATATGGCTGACTTTTCAAAAGGAAGGCAAAGTGTATCTTCTGTTTTAACATCCTGCCAGAACTCAGGAGAGAACAGGTAACACTTTAAAACAATTATCAAACTAATTCGTGCCgagacataaaataaaaagctatacAAGTACTTACTCTCCTAGAGTAAATTTGTTGCACTGAGATTATTACAACAAATACCACATAAATCAGTACAATTGGCCATTATTTTGAAGAGTATTATGATGATATACAAACAGGGTAACAGAACATtgtctgttgttggttttttttcctgttctaaaattaattagggggaaaaaatatcctgaCAACAGGCTGTAACATGCAGCATGACTGAACTCAATCACAACCAATTTCAAAGAAGGTATGCTGTTTCAACCTAATTTTAATTAGCAAACAATGTGAAATCATGGCAAAGTCTGGGTAGTATAACAAAAAGACCCTGAGTAACATTATAAATCTGTAACACTGattattttgattttggaaaTCTCCCTTAAACCACTTGATTCATTTTGGTCACTGGGGTTTTCTGTTTACAAGAAGGTCAGTGCATCCTGTGGTTTTTATATGAACCCATTACACATCATTTAATGAATGCATCTAAACCAAAGACAGTGTCGCAAGAATGTCTGGAAAGTAACATGTTAAGGAGCGTCCTCCTAGCTGCCAATCAGACATCACTGGGTGATCTTGCTCTCTGAGACAGGTTAGAAGGAATACAGCCACAACAGATGAGCCAAAGTGCTTTCTGTATCTCCTGGTTTCTAAAAGCATATATTACAGGATTGATGATGGAATTGTAGGTAGCTGGCAGGAGGGTGGCATAGGTGTATATAGAAGGATAGGTGTAATCTGCTATTAAAGAATAGAGTGTAAAAGGCATCCAGCAAGCAGCAAAAGTCCCCAAAATAATGGCCAAAGTAGACACTCCTTTTCGGGTGGTCACATAGTGGGAAGTGGCCAGGAAATGGTGTTGCAAGGCAATCTGATGGGCATGGCGCATCACAATTTTACAGATTTGAATGTAGAGCTGCAGCATGAGGGCAAACATAAGCAAGAAAGAGACCGAAAGGACTGCTGCATTATTTTTAGTGAGTGGTCTGATAACACTGCAGGTGGATTCATCTCTGAGGCAGTTCCAGCCCATTACAGGCAGCAGTCCAACACAGATAGATGCTCCCCAGAGCAATATAAGCATGACATAGGTAAAAGTGACAGTCCTCTCTGAATTGTAAGTCAAAGCGTAATACAGGGAGAGGTAACGATCAACAGTAATAGCCAGCAAGCTGCCAACAGATGCTGAGAAAGAGGCAACAATCAGTCCAATCGTAACCAGTTTCGTAGCTTCTGATTGCAGAAGGTATGCAAAAACAAAATTGATGATCAATCCAATGCCCGCTAAGAGATCTGCCAGCGCCAGGCTGCCTATCAGGAGGAACATGGGGGCACGAAGACTGGGATTATGGAAAATTATAAGAACCACAATGGCATTTTCGCAGGAGATAAGGGTCCCTGAAGTACACAAGACAATGTCCCAGGGGTTTACCAAAAGCTCTGGCTCTGGGTCTACGACAGGAACCAGGGAGGAGCCTGCGGCTGAGGCATTCTCGGTAGAGCTGGCTTCTACATGATCCTGAGGCAGCCAGCTCAAATTAACCTTCAGATCTTCATTCATTTTAACCCCTGTCTTCTTCAACggaaagacatgttttttaaTGTTCAGACACAGCACTGGATACAGCACCCCCGGAGCATGCAACGCCCTAGACGGCAACACCAACCTCATGTGCAAGCAGGCACTTGTTACATAAAtgtgacaataaaataaaaaaaaaaacccaaaacaaaacgggggggtgagggggattTAAAACTGCATGAAATTATCTGCCAAGGGACCGACAGAATGAGTGATCCGAGAGGTTAATTCCCTTCACCtgcagagggaagaaggaggaggcaggggagggagcccATGAAACAGCTaaccgccgccccccacccccgtggAAAAGCTGCAATTTGGGGTGTGGAGCGGTGTAAAACCCCGTTATTCAGCCGCCACGGTTTCAAAGCGGGATTATTTTTTGTCGGTCACGGAGGGAGCGGCCAGGATAAGggcgggagagggagggagggagggaggggggaatcCTTCACCGACCCCCTGTGAGGAAAACCCCGCTCGGGAAGGTGCGGggcggggtgtgtgggggggaggtCATATCCTCTGAGAACTTACAAACTCGACGCGGACAcctcactcacacacacacaccaccaccaccaccaccaccatacacacacacccccccccggcggcggTTCACCTGGGCTTTCCCCCGGCGTGGtcggaggatggatggatggaaggaaggaaggaaggaaggaaggaaggaataggAACAGAGGAAGGTTTCGCCCCTGGGTCCCTTCAAAGGAGGCAGCGGGACCGCCCGCCCCTCACGGCGGGGCCGAGGGAGCAGCGCAGGTGCGcgcccccccgcctcgcccgcgCGCCCGCGCGCGCGTGCAGGGTGTGTGCGCGCCTGCGCAGGTGCCTcccggcgcgcgcgcgcgcgcgcggaggcgggggggagaggggcggggaggagcgggggggcggacgcccccccgctcctccccgcccctctccccccactccTGCTCCCCCCCTACCGGCGCGCGCGCGAGCTCCCCTGAGGTAACGGCGCAACCGCCCCTCGTCGTCTGCTCTttcgtgtccagttttggggtccctcaccacaaaaaaagacattgaggtgctggagtgggtccagagaagggcaacggagctggtgaggggtctggagaacaagtcttaggaggagcggctgagggagctggggttgttcagcctggagaaaaggaggctgaggggagaccttaccgctctctacaactacctgaagggaggttgtagagaggcgGGGGTCggtctgttctcccaagtaacaggcgataggataag
Encoded here:
- the GPR12 gene encoding G-protein coupled receptor 12 is translated as MNEDLKVNLSWLPQDHVEASSTENASAAGSSLVPVVDPEPELLVNPWDIVLCTSGTLISCENAIVVLIIFHNPSLRAPMFLLIGSLALADLLAGIGLIINFVFAYLLQSEATKLVTIGLIVASFSASVGSLLAITVDRYLSLYYALTYNSERTVTFTYVMLILLWGASICVGLLPVMGWNCLRDESTCSVIRPLTKNNAAVLSVSFLLMFALMLQLYIQICKIVMRHAHQIALQHHFLATSHYVTTRKGVSTLAIILGTFAACWMPFTLYSLIADYTYPSIYTYATLLPATYNSIINPVIYAFRNQEIQKALWLICCGCIPSNLSQRARSPSDV